The DNA window aatttcaattagcTAAAGTTAAATGTCTAACCTAGCAAATCAACCACGTATAAGCAACGAGGTTAATTAGTTATGAGGTTGGGTAGCCTAGTTTCTGACTGTGAAACTTGTGCTTGGCACAATTTTCAAACGAGGGTTGACTTTCGTCTAGTATAGCATCCAACCGTAGCTCCCAGCGTCACCTACACAACCTACAACCGATCTTCTCCCGTTCATGGCTCAGTCGTGACTAATCCTTCTAAATAATTCCAACAAGCTAGCCAAGGATCTGTTTGATTTGacgttttttttattcttcttgtattttagcttcttttttatttaaaaaagaaaaaacatgttttacaaataagtcattaaaaatagattatttgaaatttaaccttgagtttaatttattttatgtactCTTTCGATATATCTCTTCGCTTCAAGTGTGTATATTCTTTCAAAGTAACCTCGTTTCTTTTCCTACACCATGACTATACTATTTGTCACACGGGCAAATTACGCAGCGGATTTTTACTAACTTTTGTGTGGCTTGTTTTGCGCACCAAAATAATCAGCCAAACTCAACACCGAGGTTTATTTCTCGCACAGAAATAAACAACGAACTCTCAACAATCAATAAGTATGCAAGAAAGTAGAAGACACACAGAATTATGGGCCACGTccaactttataattttatttcgcTCACAAATAACAATTACAAAGAAGAATATAAACTCACTTGGCTGCACACAAAAAGACTCTCACTAGCTATGGGTATTTTTCTACCAAAACTCAACCAACCGTCTTTCTGCAGCTTAAGTGTTATATTTATAGCCAAAGAAATAACATAAGCCTAGGAAAATACCTCAGGACGTGGGGTCTAACTGCTCGGTCGTGGGTGCTGAATCATGGGTCTCAACTATCATTAATGGGTCTTTAACTGCCCACTCTCCAATCCCACGGTCTTCCTCGGTCTAGCTGCGTCACAAGCTGCTGGACGTGGGTATAACTGCAAGTAGTGGGCTGTAACCATCCACTACACCCACGTTTTCCTTCGGACCCAGCTGCTGCTGACTTTATCCCCCACTTCGGTCCATCATGCCGACTTTTCCGGTCCTCAACCTATCATTCCGATATTTCTGGGTCCACAACTCATCATGCCGACATTTCAGGGTCCCTCGTCTGATCGCCCTCGGTCCTTCTCTAACCGTCATCGGTTGACTCCGTATTTTCCGCACTCAGTGCGCACACTCTCAATGTGCTGGCCGTTGTCACTCTTTTGCACCTAGGTCGCACGCACACGACCACACTTAGGCTCAGTCTCGACACTCCGCATCATGTCGAGACAAACACGCGTGCTAACATCCATCTCTCGGTCTCTGTATTAAAACTCGTGCCCCAACAGAAACTTTGGACACTTAGCACTCTGCAACTCTGATGCCCATGCCGCACACCCGCGACATTCTTTTTAGGCACCTCTCGATCCTGACCCTCTGCAATCAAACCAAGACCGAGGCCAACATTTAAGGCTGTAACACTAGGAGCATGACTAAGAATAGATTGTCATAGAATTAGGTGCGTGATTTGAACATGATTATATTTTAGATGCACACTTAGGATTTGGGAAGTTTATGAACAAAAGTGTAAAATGTCATCATTTTTCTATAAAAGCTAATCATTTAAAATAGAGACAACCTGTTTGGGCGGACACCTGGGACACATCGTCGATGTTATTTCCCACATGTCACCAAGCACCagaacaaaatataatttctaaaatgTGTTTATACACGCAACATTTTTTCCCAATTTCTTAAGAAGAAAACCGAATAACACTCTCGTATGATCCAAAGCTATGTATACCTTTGCTAGGTCCTATTTTTGGTCTCTCACCTCATTCGTAGGCAAAACGACTTCTGTGTAAATCATTTCTCACATTGTTTTACGAGAATCCAGAGGAGAGTAAACTACTAGacttaacaaaaatatcaaCGATCTATTTTAAATGCACTCGAGCCAATCTTACTATTTTGGTTCCTCATCCCCCACTTCTCATATTCGAGTGGAAAGTAAAACATGGAGCTTGGCCATCACgtaaaaatcaatttttgaaaaatgttgaTTTTTAAGAGTTACATCCACAAAAGTTATATTACATATTGACATTTTATTTGGGGAAATCGAAAGgatatttacaatattttgtgaaagtcaaattaatatttctCTAACGAAGGATCATATGTTCTATGAAAGAACTAAACACATTATTGTGcgatatcattttataaattatgttatttatctgggtgatattattgatttgggcTTTATTAGTAGCATTGATAATTTTGTTGATTTGATGATGAACACGTTTTTCGTTGCTAAATTTAAGCATTGTTCTAACTTAGTTTGTATTGGTTGTTGGAAGAGGGGAAGAGTGTTAAGTTTGTTGTCTACATTTTGATATCAATTTCTCTTTTGACATAGTGGATCTGTTTCAAGATGGAGATTGTTAGAATTATGATGATCCATATAAGTTTTGATTGGAGTCAAAGCTTACtaactgtttgatatttttattgttagacCCAATTATGCAACTTATAAAAAATGAGAGAGTGAATTAAAcacataacccgcaaacacacttaatcagtCGCAGAATTTGTCATCTGACTAGCTCAAATCCAGGACCTTAGGGTGAAAATATTcacctcttgttgccgctaAGCTAGAAGAGAGATATTAtgtaacttataaatatttggTCTTAGTAAAGGTTTATTGTACACACAAATTAGTCATTATTCTTCTCCCTATAAGTTGTAACTCTTAACAACATAGTGAAAAAAATTCTCTTAATTCTATATCTTAATTAGTGTAAGATTTAAATCCCTCTTTTAATTGACTTACATGGAATTATTCAAATTGTTGCTCACTCTCTCTAACCTCTTCTTTCTAACCTCTCCTCACGTTTCTCTTGTTAGACTGTCATACCActtataatctaaaataaattgaacttaaaacaaatatattacaaaGCCAGCAtctaaataactttattaataaaaagagttGAGATTTTAATTAGTCTACAACTTCATAGCTAATAACAAACAAGTCACTAATCCACCTAAAAAAGGTCACTAGTAgtcttttattttaacttaaaatcaaAGAATTTTTCCAACCATAACTACGCCGTCGCGGCGGGCTGTGAGAGAGCATGTCCAATTCCATGGCGTTTGGTAGGGAACAAAACAAAAAGGACACTACAAACAACCGTTATCACAAGTGGAATTATCAAAAGGATTTCTTCGATTGTCTTCGATGACCCCGAAAAGAAACAGTTGATCACATCCTTATCAAAAAGAGTCAACCCAACAAACACAAGAACCGACAAACCCGCATGGAAGAAATCCATAAATCCCACCTTATACTTGGCCGCCTCCTCCTTCGATATTCCACCGTCTTCCTCCGAACTGTCGATAACCCAAATCCCCCGGAATGTCGCCACCCCGTACCTGACTTTTCCCTTTCGATCAATGAAGCTGTCAGTGAAGCAGCTGAAGAAGCATGAGGCGGCGCATAGGGAGAGAAAGGCGGTGGTCACGTATTTCCCTTGCTGGGTTATGACGGGAGCTAGGGTTTGGAAGGCGAGGACGGAGCCTGTTGGGAGTAGGTTTGATAACTCGTCTGATGCTTTGAAGGTTTTCTTGGCCGCCCGTTTGGTTGATGATTTCTTTGGCTTATGGCGCCGAGATGATGGTGGTTGGTCTGTTTGGAGGAGGGATTGAACTACTGGAGTTGAATACACTGTCCTTGTGCCATTATCCATGGTGTCTTCTTTTGGAGAGGaaaatgaatatgaaaaagGTAACAAAAAGAATGAAGATTTTATAGAGGATttgggtggtggtggtggtgatggCGTGGGCCGTGTCATGGAAGAGATCAGCAAGTGCTTCAAAACGTGGCTAATTTCATCAGCAAGGAACCCAACTAATTTTCACAACAAAAGACGGTTAGCTTCTCTTATCTCTCAACATTCAAATATCTTTACACTCAATTGTAATTATAGACTCATAATTTTGTCAAtggtttcttttcttttaattagtttctctAATTTTTTCAACTACTCTACCAACACATTTTTAAGGCATTTAAACCCATTCGATTGTTTATATTAGGTATATCtcgaaaaaaatatttgatttaactTTAGACCGTGCACAAAATtgttgaataaaattatataaaaaataaatataaaatttatctttattcgtatttttacgattttttttttcatatcacatattttattagtattttaaccaaaaaaaaaacaacatttcatttcacttaccattacaaattaattagtgaaacaaaattaatatattaaaataagaaacaaatattttgttcatttaaGAAAAGTCTCTCAATAAACTTtcaaaatcgaaagtttatattaaaagtaatatttaacaataaataataaatatttataatatttataaattttatcaataaaaattatttaaaatatttaataatcactcaaaaacatatttaaattttatttattattcaactaatacttattagaaaaaaaaactcctATACAACTATCTCACTTAAACTCATTAGGCTCATTtagcttaatttttaatttttattttatatatttattaattaaatattaatatatttttcactcatttttcattaattttaccatctaattttatctcatttctaatttttttattatttatatattagattttctttattttaattcatcattatttttttattcgtttttatttctcttattactcaaattttaacaaattttaacaacttatttatgatttttttctactataataattttgtgaagagttttttatttatttaatttaatatgaacaaGAATGAAACTAatagtcttttatttaattttagattcATGACCtatcactagtagaaaaaaggTCTTCTGTAACGAATGCTAGTAACGGCGCTCGAACGCCCTTACTGATattttttatcagtaacggttttaataAACCGTTACTATTATGAGtacatcagtaacggttatataaaccgttacagatacggCATCACCTTAACGTTTTAGTAAaagatatcagtaacggttttctttCAAAGCCGTTACTAAtagagtatctgtaacggttatttagaaaaccgttacagatacggTCTCACTTTAAATTTTTAGTAAAGGGTATCAATAACGGTTTTGAATCAAAGTCGTTACTAATAGAATGTCTGTAACGATTAtttagaaaaccgttacagataatgaGCCGTCTTCTCATCTTCTTTActcatatctgtaacggttttctaaataaccgttacagatacggTCTCACCTTAATGTTTTAGTAAaggatatcagtaacggttttcttccAAAGCCGTTACTAAAagagtatctgtaacggttatttagaaaaccgttacagatacggtctcactttaaatttttagtaaagggtatcagtaacggttttgaAACAAAGTCGTTACTAATAGAATGTCTGTAACgattatttataaaaccgttacagataatgaGCCGTCTTCTCATCTTCTTTActcatatctgtaacggttttctaaataaccgttacagatacgaTCTCACCTTAATGTTTTAGTAAagaatatcagtaacggttttcttccAAAGCCGTTATTAAAagagtatctgtaacggttatttaGAAAACTGTTACAGATACGGTCTCACTTTAAATTTTTAGTAaagggtatcagtaacggttttgaAACAAAGTCGTTACTAATAGAATGTGTGTAACGATTAtttagaaaaccgttacagataatgaACCGTCTTCTCATCTTCTCTACTcgtatttgtaacggttttctAAATAATCGTTACAGATACGGCCTCACCTTAATGTTTTAGTAAaggatatcagtaacggttttcttccAAAGCCGTTACTAAAAGAGTATCTGTAAACAGTTATTTAGAAAACTGTTACAGATGGTGAATTGTCTTTTCAACTTCTCTActggtatctgtaacggttatttaCAAAACTGTTACAGATACTTTGTAATAACTCCCGCGCAGACTTCTTTTTTccttccttctttttcttttcttcttccgtTTTCTTCTGCACGCGCTCCCGTTTTCTTCCGATCATCCGCCGTCTGCATAGTCATCCGGTAGAAGACTCCGATCATCCAAGGTGCAATCAGGTAAGTTCCCTCTTCTCTATTCTTCTTCCCTCTTCTCTGCCCGCAATCCGTCGGCCGCCCGCCTTCTACAAGCAATCATCGCCGCCGCCGTTTGCCTTCTACAATCAATCAATCCGATCATCCTGCATTCATCATTCATGCGAGGTGAGCATACTGCAATATTCCATTTTCGTTCAAACAGCACTTTTGCATATTAACGTTCGAAAGATTCacagtttattattattacgggtttcatcttccttttcttcATCTGATTGAATTTGACAAATAAGATTTAATGTATTGCATATTAATATTGCTGCCATTCTAGGTTTTTTAATTGTCTAATCTATGTCAGATttggaataaaattaaatatcatactGAACAGCAGAAGTAGATCAACTGTTGTATTGAAATGGGATCATCAGCTCTTGATGTAATTTGTTTGGTATGAGATCATCAATGTGTATGATTCTAACAAAGTGGAATTAATAGGCAATCCAAATATTCCTCATTTCTTGTTTTCATGATTGTACCACAAATCAGTAGGACAGAATTCTTGGTTAGATTTGACAAGTATGAAAATTGATTATGCTATTGCTTTTGAAGATAGCAGTTGTCCATTAATTTTGCCATTGTTGGGCTAAAGAAATGGTAGGTCTTTTGAAGATAGCAGATGTCCATTATTTTTTCCATTGTTGGGTTAAAGAAATGGTAGGTATTTGGACTGTTTTGCTACAATTCTAATGCATGATAGAATCTGGTATATAATTGTTACTTATCGTGAGCAGTTTTTGTGCCCAATCCGATgcaaattttgttaaatttgtcaAGTATTTATCCATTACTTGAAAAACAGTTATCGAACTTGGTTGTTGCTCTCGTAACTCTTCTAAGAATTGGATCCTACTTGTTGGTTCTTCCCTGCAAACAAGTTAAGATAATTAATTGGATTTCTTATAAGAAAGATGAAGCTTTGTCTGTAGATGGTGTAGAAACAAagagatttatatttttaaatgatctgTTGACAGAGTTTGTTTCCactaattcaaaaataaaatttgacagCTTGCAAAATTGGGAAGAGAACATACCCGGGTTTGGAATGCATACATTGATAGAACAACTTGAAAAGCTCAGGTATGGTCTTGAATGGGTTTGTATTTCGTTATCCAATTGAGTTTCATCTAGTGTATTTCCATGGTTGTTATCATCCCTTTTACATTTGATTTATTGCCATTCAAGAGCCTGATGGTTGCAATATGTTTACAAACCCTTTACTTTATGGCTAGTTATGTACTCTtctattataattgaatttgctATCAATACAATCTCTTGTGTATATTAACATATGTACCAAAGCTTTACATTTGATTTATGTACTCTGCTTTGAATTTGGAATTGTATTTATGTATTGTTGGGATGAATTCTAACATATAATGGGGTATTAGGTTGTTGGATTATATACACTTTTTGCGTTTGAACTGTTGAATCAGGTTGCATCCATTTCAATTCTATCGGGGTTTGAATTTTCCATTGTCTTTGCTGCCGCGGATTGTAGTTTGCACTTCAAAATCcaggttagttcttatttacaatcaatgttagattgttagtagattattgatgttaggttagtaGATAACTTGTATGTTATCttagataatattgaatgctaagttagattatttgatgttaaatttaggtaaattatttgaatgttagattattggattggtagattaagttagattatttgtatgttagattattgcatgtttggattattagattaattgtatgtgagattattggattggtagattaagttagattatttgtatgttagattattgcatgtttggattattagattaattgtatgttagattattggattggtagattaagttagattatttgtatgttagattattgcatgtttggattattagattaataaatgatttgtatgtttgattattgatgttaggttgttggattattaatttgtatattaggttagatggaaatcccagacaaaatatggatgactatacttcgtaccgatcctaaatatagtgaggggttgacaaattcatataatttgctgaaaggtctacgggtagatcatcgattgcatgtccttgtgtaaggtgtgcaaatcgagtatatgaTAATAAGAGTGTGGTTAGATCCCATCTAATTGTATTcggaataagacaaaattatggttttttgTATTTTCACGGTGAAAGGAGAATTGAACGTCAGAATGTAAATGTTGTTACTGAGAATGTAgaggaagatgaatcagatgataaaattaaagacgaaccgatcaatgTACCAACAAATAACGATACTAATATCATGGATGACGAACCTGTTGAAGTttgtgaggatcatctaatggaagatattattgttgaggatcatctaatggaagatattattgctgattTGTATCCTAATGTCAACAATCATAATGAACATCCAAGTGAAAATGAGCATCTCGTTGATGATGCTGATTTtgtaacgattggtaacggttttatttgtCGTTACAGATATGTTTCAGTAACGGTATTTgatgctttcagtaacggttttcgcccttactgatacctctttttctactagtgtataATAGTAGTAAAGAATATTGtttttgtctaattttttatcattactcttttGTTGTTTGATGGATGAGctgttattattattcaacTCTTAATTATTAGTTTGTTTTGTTGAAAAGTTTTGTTTTTGAAGAGATTAGGCACTGTTATATCCAACCATcaaaaccaaataattttaaaataattaataatcaatgtcGTTAATTATGATTGAAAAGACTAAAAAAATAAGCACCCTCCCATCCTTCCTtgacttttgactttttttttcaactttctCACATTCTCTTGGGTTAAAAGTTTATATGCATGTTAATTACTATAtagttttgaaaacatataataaattcataaacTTCTCCGTTGTTTTGacaaacaaacatatatattgaaaaaccgaaagtaaccCCAAAACTTgcatgtttttatgtttttgaatttgTAAATTTTCATTCAGGTGAATTTTTgtagtaatattatttaatgtgaataggataacatataaaaaacaagACAATTTTAAGTAGTTttgattgaaaaacaaaaacaatataaaaagaagtttttgaaaatatgcatgttcttgattttaaatattgatcatgtttttttttgtctGATCTTTGAGTGAAATCTtgtatttatgttatatttttgtatattattgtttaatattagtttttgcCCAAAAACATTTTGAGTTTTCATCTTGTTTCGGGTTACTTGGTCGTGTTGTTTGAGTTTTAGGGTTGTCCTACCAAAAAGAATGACCAATGTTGCTATCGACGCTTCTGATCcagaaataattccaacaattgAAGAATTGCAGCGATGTTCCACGGATGCTTTGACTGCTTCCTCATGGCTAAAATTTGTTGTGACGCTTCCCATCCGACGCTTGCTGTCTTCCTTCATTCAGCTTTTTagctttattttatatttttgtataggTTTTAGGATTTCTTTTTTTTGGCACTTTAGATTTAGGTATAtttttgttgatattttttatttttttagataggttatggcttgtttgatcttatgttagaattaaaattttaaattaaacacttAACTAAAAACTGAACCTAGCCCCTAACTTATACTTGAGATTTTTTTTGAgttaagttcaatttttattttaagtgtttgattttaaaaaaaaaaagccaCAAATCTAtctaagaaaattaaaaatgtcaaccaaaatatatctaaatttaaaatgcaaaaaaataaaagaaacctatacaaaatctaaaataaaagaaaaaaacggAAGGAAGTCAGTCAGCGCGGATGGGAAGCGTCAGCATCAGGTTTTAGCCACAAGGAATTACTCAAAGCATCGGCAGTGGAATGTCGCTGCAATTATATAACTGCTGAAATTATTTCTGAATTAGAAGTGTCGCTGGAAAAGCATTGACAGCAGCTTGACCATTCTTTTTGGTATAACAACCCTAAAACTTAAACAACACGGCCAGGTAACTCGAAACAAGATGAAAacccaaaatatttttggacaaaaactaatattaaacaataatatataataatataacataaatacaAGATTTCACTCAAATATCAcacaaaacaatcaaacaatcaagatcaatatttaaaatcaagaaCATGCATATTTTCGATcacttctttttatatttttttttgtttttcaatcaaAACAACTTAGAAttgtcttattttttatatgatatgtTATTCACATTAAATAACATTCCTAAAAAATTCACCTTAAACGTGATGTGTACAAGGTTAAGAATGAAAATTTACAaattcaaaaacatgaaaacatgcaAGTTTTTGGTC is part of the Impatiens glandulifera chromosome 1, dImpGla2.1, whole genome shotgun sequence genome and encodes:
- the LOC124934005 gene encoding protein DMP7-like, which translates into the protein MTRPTPSPPPPPKSSIKSSFFLLPFSYSFSSPKEDTMDNGTRTVYSTPVVQSLLQTDQPPSSRRHKPKKSSTKRAAKKTFKASDELSNLLPTGSVLAFQTLAPVITQQGKYVTTAFLSLCAASCFFSCFTDSFIDRKGKVRYGVATFRGIWVIDSSEEDGGISKEEAAKYKVGFMDFFHAGLSVLVFVGLTLFDKDVINCFFSGSSKTIEEILLIIPLVITVVCSVLFVLFPTKRHGIGHALSQPAATA